A portion of the Stigmatopora argus isolate UIUO_Sarg chromosome 15, RoL_Sarg_1.0, whole genome shotgun sequence genome contains these proteins:
- the dtnbb gene encoding dystrobrevin, beta b isoform X3, with protein sequence MIEESGKRGKVAVEKRQLFMEMRAQNFDVIRLSTYRTACKLRFVQKRCNLHLVDVWNMIEAFRDNGLNTLEHHAEINVSRLETILSSIYYQLNKRLPTTHQINVEQSIGLLLNFMVATYDSESHGKLTVFSMKAMLATMCGGKIVDKLRYIFSQMSDSGGVMVFAKFDQFLREVLKLPTAVFEGPSFGYTEHSLRTCFPQQKKITLNTFLDVLMADPPPQCLVWLPLMHRLANVENVFHPVECSYCRSESMMGFRYRCQQCHGYQLCQSCFWRGHANGPHSNQHQMKEHSSWKSPAKKLSHAISKSLGCVPIGEPPHPVFPEQAERPQEPPHNVALESPSRLDEEHRLIARYAARLAAEAGNSTCPPSDLTFNFDANKQQRQLIAELENKNREILQEIQRLRLEHEQASQPTPEKAQQNPTLLTELRLLRHRKDELERRMSALQESRRELMVQLEGLMRLLKDEEQKQASGGSPHSSPSHSAGCSMPMPIRSTSAGSTPTHTPQDCMAGLGGDVLEAFAQGVPRNLRNDLLVAADSITNTMSSLVKELHSVDDVADEEEANMRNGGERGTMRVQKQ encoded by the exons ATGATCGAGGAGAGCGGCAAGCGGGGCAAGGTCGCCGTGGAGAAGCGGCAGCTCTTCATGGAGATGA GAGCTCAGAACTTTGACGTGATCAGACTGTCGACCTACAGGACGGCGTGCAAGCTGCGATTCGTGCAGAAGCGATGCAACC TTCACCTGGTGGACGTATGGAACATGATCGAGGCCTTCCGGGATAACGGACTGAACACGTTGGAGCACCACGCCGAGATCAACGTGTCGCGCCTGGAGACGATCCTCTCGTCCATCTACTACCAGCTCAATAAGCGGCTGCCTACCACGCACCAGATCAACGTGGAGCAATCCATCGGCCTGCTGCTCAACTTTATGGTGGCCACCTACGACAG TGAGAGCCACGGCAAGTTGACCGTGTTCTCCATGAAAGCCATGCTGGCAACcatgtgtggaggaaaaattgTTGATAAGCTACGCT ACATTTTCTCCCAAATGTCGGACTCCGGCGGCGTGATGGTGTTCGCCAAGTTCGACCAGTTCCTGCGTGAGGTGCTCAAGCTCCCCACGGCCGTTTTCGAGGGACCCTCCTTCGGCTACACCGAGCACTCGCTGCGTACTTGCTTTCCCCAACAG AAGAAGATCACACTGAACACGTTTTTAGATGTCTTGATGGCGGACCCTCCGCCACAATGCCTCGTGTGGCTGCCGCTCATGCACAGACTCGCTAATGTTGAAAACG TCTTCCACCCGGTGGAGTGCTCGTACTGCCGCAGCGAGAGCATGATGGGTTTCCGCTACCGCTGCCAGCAGTGCCACGGCTACCAGCTGTGCCAGAGCTGCTTCTGGAGGGGCCATGCCAACGGACCCCACAGCAACCAGCACCAGATGAAGGAGCACTCATCCTGG AAATCTCCCGCCAAGAAGCTGAGCCACGCCATCAGCAAATCGCTGGGCTGCGTTCCCATCGGCGAGCCCCCGCATCCCGTGTTCCCCGAGCAGGCCGAAAGACCCCAGGAGCCTCCTCACAACGT CGCCTTGGAGAGTCCAAGCCGACTGGATGAGGAGCACCGCCTCATCGCCCGCTATGCTGCGCGTCTAGCGGCCGAAGCGGGAAACTCCACG TGCCCTCCCTCCGACTTGACGTTCAACTTTGACGCCAACAAGCAGCAGAGGCAGCTGATTGCCGAGCTGGAGAATAAAAACAG GGAGATCCTGCAGGAGATCCAGAGGCTTCGTCTGGAACACGAGCAGGCTTCGCAGCCCACGCCGGAGAAGGCCCAGCAGAACCCCACGCTCCTCACAGAACTCAGGCTGCTCCG ACACAGGAAAGACGAACTGGAGCGACGTATGTCAGCCTTGCAGGAGAGTCGGCGGGAGCTCATGGTGCAGTTGGAGGGACTCATGAGGCTTCTCAAG GACGAGGAACAGAAGCAAGCG TCGGGGGGCTCCCCGCACTCGTCGCCCAGCCACAGCGCGGGCTGCTCCATGCCCATGCCGATTCGCTCCACCTCGGCCGGCTCCACCCCCACGCACACGCCCCAGGACTGTATGGCGGGCCTGGGGGGCGACGTGCTGGAGGCCTTCGCTCAGG GTGTACCTCGGAATCTGCGCAACGACCTCCTGGTGGCCGCCGACTCCATCACCAACACCATGTCGTCGCTAGTCAAAGAGCTCCACTCGG tggaCGACGTGGCGGATGAAGAAGAGGCCAACATGAGAAACGGAGGCGAGCGAG GCACAATGCGAGTACAGAAGCAGTGA
- the dtnbb gene encoding dystrobrevin, beta b isoform X2, whose protein sequence is MIEESGKRGKVAVEKRQLFMEMRAQNFDVIRLSTYRTACKLRFVQKRCNLHLVDVWNMIEAFRDNGLNTLEHHAEINVSRLETILSSIYYQLNKRLPTTHQINVEQSIGLLLNFMVATYDSESHGKLTVFSMKAMLATMCGGKIVDKLRYIFSQMSDSGGVMVFAKFDQFLREVLKLPTAVFEGPSFGYTEHSLRTCFPQQKITLNTFLDVLMADPPPQCLVWLPLMHRLANVENVFHPVECSYCRSESMMGFRYRCQQCHGYQLCQSCFWRGHANGPHSNQHQMKEHSSWKSPAKKLSHAISKSLGCVPIGEPPHPVFPEQAERPQEPPHNVALESPSRLDEEHRLIARYAARLAAEAGNSTQQCPPSDLTFNFDANKQQRQLIAELENKNREILQEIQRLRLEHEQASQPTPEKAQQNPTLLTELRLLRHRKDELERRMSALQESRRELMVQLEGLMRLLKDEEQKQASGGSPHSSPSHSAGCSMPMPIRSTSAGSTPTHTPQDCMAGLGGDVLEAFAQGVPRNLRNDLLVAADSITNTMSSLVKELHSVDDVADEEEANMRNGGERGTMRVQKQ, encoded by the exons ATGATCGAGGAGAGCGGCAAGCGGGGCAAGGTCGCCGTGGAGAAGCGGCAGCTCTTCATGGAGATGA GAGCTCAGAACTTTGACGTGATCAGACTGTCGACCTACAGGACGGCGTGCAAGCTGCGATTCGTGCAGAAGCGATGCAACC TTCACCTGGTGGACGTATGGAACATGATCGAGGCCTTCCGGGATAACGGACTGAACACGTTGGAGCACCACGCCGAGATCAACGTGTCGCGCCTGGAGACGATCCTCTCGTCCATCTACTACCAGCTCAATAAGCGGCTGCCTACCACGCACCAGATCAACGTGGAGCAATCCATCGGCCTGCTGCTCAACTTTATGGTGGCCACCTACGACAG TGAGAGCCACGGCAAGTTGACCGTGTTCTCCATGAAAGCCATGCTGGCAACcatgtgtggaggaaaaattgTTGATAAGCTACGCT ACATTTTCTCCCAAATGTCGGACTCCGGCGGCGTGATGGTGTTCGCCAAGTTCGACCAGTTCCTGCGTGAGGTGCTCAAGCTCCCCACGGCCGTTTTCGAGGGACCCTCCTTCGGCTACACCGAGCACTCGCTGCGTACTTGCTTTCCCCAACAG AAGATCACACTGAACACGTTTTTAGATGTCTTGATGGCGGACCCTCCGCCACAATGCCTCGTGTGGCTGCCGCTCATGCACAGACTCGCTAATGTTGAAAACG TCTTCCACCCGGTGGAGTGCTCGTACTGCCGCAGCGAGAGCATGATGGGTTTCCGCTACCGCTGCCAGCAGTGCCACGGCTACCAGCTGTGCCAGAGCTGCTTCTGGAGGGGCCATGCCAACGGACCCCACAGCAACCAGCACCAGATGAAGGAGCACTCATCCTGG AAATCTCCCGCCAAGAAGCTGAGCCACGCCATCAGCAAATCGCTGGGCTGCGTTCCCATCGGCGAGCCCCCGCATCCCGTGTTCCCCGAGCAGGCCGAAAGACCCCAGGAGCCTCCTCACAACGT CGCCTTGGAGAGTCCAAGCCGACTGGATGAGGAGCACCGCCTCATCGCCCGCTATGCTGCGCGTCTAGCGGCCGAAGCGGGAAACTCCACG CAACAATGCCCTCCCTCCGACTTGACGTTCAACTTTGACGCCAACAAGCAGCAGAGGCAGCTGATTGCCGAGCTGGAGAATAAAAACAG GGAGATCCTGCAGGAGATCCAGAGGCTTCGTCTGGAACACGAGCAGGCTTCGCAGCCCACGCCGGAGAAGGCCCAGCAGAACCCCACGCTCCTCACAGAACTCAGGCTGCTCCG ACACAGGAAAGACGAACTGGAGCGACGTATGTCAGCCTTGCAGGAGAGTCGGCGGGAGCTCATGGTGCAGTTGGAGGGACTCATGAGGCTTCTCAAG GACGAGGAACAGAAGCAAGCG TCGGGGGGCTCCCCGCACTCGTCGCCCAGCCACAGCGCGGGCTGCTCCATGCCCATGCCGATTCGCTCCACCTCGGCCGGCTCCACCCCCACGCACACGCCCCAGGACTGTATGGCGGGCCTGGGGGGCGACGTGCTGGAGGCCTTCGCTCAGG GTGTACCTCGGAATCTGCGCAACGACCTCCTGGTGGCCGCCGACTCCATCACCAACACCATGTCGTCGCTAGTCAAAGAGCTCCACTCGG tggaCGACGTGGCGGATGAAGAAGAGGCCAACATGAGAAACGGAGGCGAGCGAG GCACAATGCGAGTACAGAAGCAGTGA
- the dtnbb gene encoding dystrobrevin, beta b isoform X1, which yields MIEESGKRGKVAVEKRQLFMEMRAQNFDVIRLSTYRTACKLRFVQKRCNLHLVDVWNMIEAFRDNGLNTLEHHAEINVSRLETILSSIYYQLNKRLPTTHQINVEQSIGLLLNFMVATYDSESHGKLTVFSMKAMLATMCGGKIVDKLRYIFSQMSDSGGVMVFAKFDQFLREVLKLPTAVFEGPSFGYTEHSLRTCFPQQKKITLNTFLDVLMADPPPQCLVWLPLMHRLANVENVFHPVECSYCRSESMMGFRYRCQQCHGYQLCQSCFWRGHANGPHSNQHQMKEHSSWKSPAKKLSHAISKSLGCVPIGEPPHPVFPEQAERPQEPPHNVALESPSRLDEEHRLIARYAARLAAEAGNSTQQCPPSDLTFNFDANKQQRQLIAELENKNREILQEIQRLRLEHEQASQPTPEKAQQNPTLLTELRLLRHRKDELERRMSALQESRRELMVQLEGLMRLLKDEEQKQASGGSPHSSPSHSAGCSMPMPIRSTSAGSTPTHTPQDCMAGLGGDVLEAFAQGVPRNLRNDLLVAADSITNTMSSLVKELHSVDDVADEEEANMRNGGERGTMRVQKQ from the exons ATGATCGAGGAGAGCGGCAAGCGGGGCAAGGTCGCCGTGGAGAAGCGGCAGCTCTTCATGGAGATGA GAGCTCAGAACTTTGACGTGATCAGACTGTCGACCTACAGGACGGCGTGCAAGCTGCGATTCGTGCAGAAGCGATGCAACC TTCACCTGGTGGACGTATGGAACATGATCGAGGCCTTCCGGGATAACGGACTGAACACGTTGGAGCACCACGCCGAGATCAACGTGTCGCGCCTGGAGACGATCCTCTCGTCCATCTACTACCAGCTCAATAAGCGGCTGCCTACCACGCACCAGATCAACGTGGAGCAATCCATCGGCCTGCTGCTCAACTTTATGGTGGCCACCTACGACAG TGAGAGCCACGGCAAGTTGACCGTGTTCTCCATGAAAGCCATGCTGGCAACcatgtgtggaggaaaaattgTTGATAAGCTACGCT ACATTTTCTCCCAAATGTCGGACTCCGGCGGCGTGATGGTGTTCGCCAAGTTCGACCAGTTCCTGCGTGAGGTGCTCAAGCTCCCCACGGCCGTTTTCGAGGGACCCTCCTTCGGCTACACCGAGCACTCGCTGCGTACTTGCTTTCCCCAACAG AAGAAGATCACACTGAACACGTTTTTAGATGTCTTGATGGCGGACCCTCCGCCACAATGCCTCGTGTGGCTGCCGCTCATGCACAGACTCGCTAATGTTGAAAACG TCTTCCACCCGGTGGAGTGCTCGTACTGCCGCAGCGAGAGCATGATGGGTTTCCGCTACCGCTGCCAGCAGTGCCACGGCTACCAGCTGTGCCAGAGCTGCTTCTGGAGGGGCCATGCCAACGGACCCCACAGCAACCAGCACCAGATGAAGGAGCACTCATCCTGG AAATCTCCCGCCAAGAAGCTGAGCCACGCCATCAGCAAATCGCTGGGCTGCGTTCCCATCGGCGAGCCCCCGCATCCCGTGTTCCCCGAGCAGGCCGAAAGACCCCAGGAGCCTCCTCACAACGT CGCCTTGGAGAGTCCAAGCCGACTGGATGAGGAGCACCGCCTCATCGCCCGCTATGCTGCGCGTCTAGCGGCCGAAGCGGGAAACTCCACG CAACAATGCCCTCCCTCCGACTTGACGTTCAACTTTGACGCCAACAAGCAGCAGAGGCAGCTGATTGCCGAGCTGGAGAATAAAAACAG GGAGATCCTGCAGGAGATCCAGAGGCTTCGTCTGGAACACGAGCAGGCTTCGCAGCCCACGCCGGAGAAGGCCCAGCAGAACCCCACGCTCCTCACAGAACTCAGGCTGCTCCG ACACAGGAAAGACGAACTGGAGCGACGTATGTCAGCCTTGCAGGAGAGTCGGCGGGAGCTCATGGTGCAGTTGGAGGGACTCATGAGGCTTCTCAAG GACGAGGAACAGAAGCAAGCG TCGGGGGGCTCCCCGCACTCGTCGCCCAGCCACAGCGCGGGCTGCTCCATGCCCATGCCGATTCGCTCCACCTCGGCCGGCTCCACCCCCACGCACACGCCCCAGGACTGTATGGCGGGCCTGGGGGGCGACGTGCTGGAGGCCTTCGCTCAGG GTGTACCTCGGAATCTGCGCAACGACCTCCTGGTGGCCGCCGACTCCATCACCAACACCATGTCGTCGCTAGTCAAAGAGCTCCACTCGG tggaCGACGTGGCGGATGAAGAAGAGGCCAACATGAGAAACGGAGGCGAGCGAG GCACAATGCGAGTACAGAAGCAGTGA